The sequence GTAGCGGCATCCTTTTATAGAGTACAAATGTAGCTTGCGAAATTTTACGCTATAAAAGATAAAGCGAATAGCAGGAAATAGCTTCAAAACAACAAAAACAACAACATGCAATTATACAAAAACCAAAGCCTCAAATTATACAACACCACTAGTGGTGAAAAAGAAACTTTCAAACCTATCCATGAAGGACATATAGGAATGTATGTTTGTGGACCAACGGTTTATAGTAATGTTCATCTTGGAAATGTGAGAACTTTTATGAGTTTTGATGTTATTTACAGATATCTAAAACATATTGGCTATCAAATTCGTTATGTTAGAAATATAACGGATGCTGGACATTTAACGGATGACGGTAATGTTGAAAATGACAGATTTGTTAAACAATCTCGATTAGAAAAATTAGAACCTATGGAAATTGTACAGAAATATACTGTAGATTTTCATAAGGTATTGGATACTTTTAATTTTCTACCTCCAACGATTGAACCTACAGCAACTGGACACATTATTGAACAGATTGAATTAATTGAAAAACTAGTTGCAACTGGTTTTGCATATGAAAGCAAAGGTTCTGTGTATTTTGATGTTTTAGAGTATAACAAAAGAGGTTTAAATTATGGAGAATTAAGTAATCGTAATATTGAAGAATTATTCACTAATACCCGAGATTTAGACGGTCAGAGTGAAAAGAAAAATCCTCAAGATTTCGCACTATGGAAAAATGCTTCTCCTGCACATATCATGAGATGGAACTCTCCTTGGGGTGAAGGTTTTCCTGGTTGGCATCTTGAATGTACTGCAATGAGTACAAAATACTTAGGTGAAAAATTTGATATTCATGGCGGAGGAATGGACTTAAAATTTCCTCATCATGAATGTGAAGTAGCACAAGGGAAAGCATGTAATGGTGAATCTCCTGTTAACTATTGGATGCACACCAACATGCTCACCATGAACGGATTGAGAATGAGTAAATCTACTGGTAACTATATTTTACCAATGGAATTAATTGAAGGTAAAAACGATTTCTTTGAAAAAGCTTTTAGTCCTAGTATTGTTCGTTTCTCTTTTCTCCAAGCACATTACAGAAGTGTCTTAGACATTTCTAATGAAGCAATGCTTGCCAGTGAAAAAGGTTTTAATCGTTTTGTTGAAGGACTTAAAATTGCTAAAAATTTACTACCGAGTAGTACTTCTACACTAGATATTACCAAATGGAGAGAAAGTTGCTACGATGCAATGAACGATGATTTTAATACTCCTATATTATTAGCTCAATTATTTGAAGGTATACGTTTTATAAACCTTGTTAATGACAAAAAAGAGTCACTCACAGAAATAGATATTACATTACTATCAGATACTATTCGTATATTCTTAACCGATGTTTTAGGTATTAAAATTGAAACTAATAATGAAAACAACAATAGCTCAAAACTAGAAGGTGTTGTTCATATGCTAATTGAAATGAGAGATGAAGCTAGAGCAAACAAAAACTGGGCTTTATCAGACGAAATTAGAGATCGTTTATTAGCATTAGGTATTCAGCTAAAAGACGGAAAAGAAGGAACTGGTTTTAGTGTTAATTAGTGATTAATAATATCTACAGATAGAACAAAGAAATGATAAAACAAATAGTCAAAATACTTGCTTTTCCTTTTATAATTTTAGTTCGTTTTTATCAAGTAGCCATTTCTCCATACACACCAGCAGCATGTAGGTTTGAACCAACATGTTCACATTATACCGTTGAAGCCCTAAAGAAACATGGCATTTTTAAAGGGGGTTGGTTAGCTATAAAACGAATACTAAGTTGTCATCCGTGGGGAAAAAGTGGCTATGACCCTGTCCCTTAAAACTTGACACTATATCTTAAATTAATTTTAACATCTATACCAATTATATTCTTTAATTTTAAGCCCAATAAACAAAATAGTAAATTATGCATTACACATTAAACATGGTTTGGAATCCTTCGGAAGGAATAGATTTAGGTTTTTTTATGATTCGTTATTATAGTTTAATGTTTGTGGTTGCTTTCGGTTTAGGATGGTATATAATGAAACCTATATTTAAGAGAGATAATTTACCAATTGAAAAACTTGATAATATTTTTGTTTACACCGTTATAGCAACTTTACTTGGTGCTAGATTGGGACATGTTTTTTTCTATGATTGGGATTATTTTAAAGATCATAAATTAGAAATTCTTCTTCCAATAAGAGAAAATGCACAATCAACACTATTTGGGTTTA is a genomic window of Flavobacterium jumunjinense containing:
- the cysS gene encoding cysteine--tRNA ligase, which gives rise to MQLYKNQSLKLYNTTSGEKETFKPIHEGHIGMYVCGPTVYSNVHLGNVRTFMSFDVIYRYLKHIGYQIRYVRNITDAGHLTDDGNVENDRFVKQSRLEKLEPMEIVQKYTVDFHKVLDTFNFLPPTIEPTATGHIIEQIELIEKLVATGFAYESKGSVYFDVLEYNKRGLNYGELSNRNIEELFTNTRDLDGQSEKKNPQDFALWKNASPAHIMRWNSPWGEGFPGWHLECTAMSTKYLGEKFDIHGGGMDLKFPHHECEVAQGKACNGESPVNYWMHTNMLTMNGLRMSKSTGNYILPMELIEGKNDFFEKAFSPSIVRFSFLQAHYRSVLDISNEAMLASEKGFNRFVEGLKIAKNLLPSSTSTLDITKWRESCYDAMNDDFNTPILLAQLFEGIRFINLVNDKKESLTEIDITLLSDTIRIFLTDVLGIKIETNNENNNSSKLEGVVHMLIEMRDEARANKNWALSDEIRDRLLALGIQLKDGKEGTGFSVN
- the yidD gene encoding membrane protein insertion efficiency factor YidD; the protein is MIKQIVKILAFPFIILVRFYQVAISPYTPAACRFEPTCSHYTVEALKKHGIFKGGWLAIKRILSCHPWGKSGYDPVP